One genomic window of Trabulsiella odontotermitis includes the following:
- the ardR gene encoding antirestriction protein ArdAB regulator ArdR, whose translation MLATLQHPTAWQLPDRLMLLELLMFDYRNSDQERYGQQIYHHYRKQGNHRWDTSVHQDSGGQYAIIFRHSFSKKQADGVKRTMIRDETVIRAGTAQELTEATFPDFQDSDILKASDFFKSLIQRKAADVTQTDI comes from the coding sequence ATGTTAGCGACACTTCAACACCCTACCGCCTGGCAATTGCCAGATCGGTTAATGCTTTTGGAACTGTTAATGTTCGATTACCGTAATTCCGATCAGGAGCGCTACGGCCAGCAAATCTATCACCACTATCGTAAACAGGGTAATCATCGCTGGGATACTTCTGTTCATCAGGATAGCGGCGGCCAATACGCGATTATTTTCCGGCACTCCTTCAGCAAAAAACAGGCTGATGGCGTTAAGCGAACGATGATCCGCGATGAAACCGTTATACGGGCAGGTACGGCGCAGGAGCTGACAGAAGCGACATTTCCCGACTTCCAGGATAGCGATATTCTGAAGGCGTCGGATTTCTTTAAGTCGCTTATCCAGCGCAAAGCGGCAGACGTAACACAAACCGATATTTGA